The following coding sequences lie in one Deltaproteobacteria bacterium genomic window:
- a CDS encoding monomethylamine:corrinoid methyltransferase — protein MISLYEVIDRVMTGRYCSESEFDMEILVPRIRELVSKYKIKYDPDNPIPSDDGLADRVFQAGFELFRDVGVYCPDTERILRFSEEELCEALAQAPSAPVFGEGKDAKALVARKPESTARPWCFIGAGGAAVSNEELFASIVEAYAGFMPLADSITAPSIVSINGRTVRTGSPLEVLASIRAVVLGREALRRGGRPGLPIMNSIANAGTDTAKIAGTQFGLRPSDGWPVGHTAELKLEYQRFNEIAFLTTFGGHICAETAPILGGYCGGPEGTAVTNVAYHLSGIITMRASLHLTFPTHFNYGCTTTRDVTWAVSVSNQAISRNSHFPLLVISYAAAGPMTEMVYYEIASAITTTVVSGGSIEFGGVAKATHVDHFTPMEPRLASEVAHRVVGMTRKEANGIVKKLLERYEGNLASPPLGKKYAECWDVARRVPGKEYVDFDRKMRKELSNLGIPL, from the coding sequence ATGATCAGTCTCTACGAGGTGATCGACCGGGTCATGACCGGCAGGTACTGTTCGGAAAGCGAGTTCGACATGGAGATCCTCGTTCCCAGGATCCGGGAGCTTGTTTCCAAGTACAAGATCAAGTATGACCCCGACAACCCCATCCCGTCAGATGACGGCCTGGCCGACAGGGTGTTTCAAGCGGGTTTTGAACTCTTTCGCGATGTGGGGGTCTACTGCCCTGACACGGAACGGATCCTCCGCTTCAGCGAGGAAGAGCTCTGCGAAGCCCTCGCCCAGGCCCCCTCTGCCCCTGTTTTCGGGGAGGGAAAGGATGCGAAGGCCCTTGTCGCAAGAAAACCGGAGAGCACGGCCCGTCCTTGGTGCTTCATAGGCGCCGGCGGAGCGGCCGTATCCAATGAGGAACTCTTCGCGAGCATAGTGGAAGCCTATGCCGGTTTCATGCCCCTGGCAGACTCCATAACGGCCCCTTCCATCGTCTCGATAAACGGACGGACCGTAAGGACCGGTTCTCCACTCGAGGTTCTTGCATCCATCCGGGCGGTCGTCCTGGGCCGCGAGGCACTGCGCCGGGGTGGTCGGCCGGGCCTTCCGATCATGAATTCGATTGCCAATGCCGGAACAGATACTGCCAAGATCGCCGGGACCCAGTTCGGCTTGAGACCGTCGGATGGATGGCCTGTCGGACATACGGCCGAATTGAAACTGGAATATCAGCGCTTCAACGAGATCGCCTTTCTTACCACCTTCGGCGGCCACATCTGTGCTGAGACCGCCCCGATTCTCGGTGGTTACTGTGGAGGACCGGAAGGAACAGCGGTTACCAACGTGGCCTATCACCTGAGCGGGATCATCACCATGAGGGCCTCTCTGCACCTCACCTTCCCCACCCATTTCAACTACGGCTGCACCACTACCCGGGACGTGACCTGGGCCGTGAGTGTCAGCAACCAGGCTATCAGCCGTAACAGCCATTTTCCCCTTCTGGTCATAAGCTACGCGGCAGCCGGGCCGATGACGGAGATGGTCTACTACGAAATCGCCTCGGCCATCACCACCACAGTCGTATCGGGAGGGTCCATCGAATTCGGGGGTGTTGCAAAGGCGACCCATGTGGACCATTTCACCCCCATGGAACCCCGATTGGCCTCGGAAGTGGCCCATCGGGTAGTTGGGATGACCCGTAAGGAGGCCAACGGAATCGTGAAGAAGCTGCTTGAAAGGTACGAAGGCAATCTGGCCAGCCCTCCTCTCGGGAAGAAGTACGCCGAATGCTGGGACGTCGCCAGGAGGGTACCGGGCAAGGAGTACGTCGATTTCGACAGGAAGATGAGGAAGGAACTCTCGAATCTGGGTATTCCCCTCTGA
- a CDS encoding MmgE/PrpD family protein, with protein sequence MKRWVTRELASYAVERSFEDYPARVVEKAKLFVLDSIGCMFGGCQTGLGRAIMTPVKNMGGSEEATIVGGGLKVPTIQAAFVNGTTANALDYDDTLFGIGHPGASIIPAALAMGEWKKASGKEVINAILIGYDVADRIGKAIQPSYERLQKVWGVGTWQTFGAVVSAGKILGFDTERMLDAFGVAGATAPLPNTQKWGWDMEERPIHWVKEPTGWPAWTGATAAVLASHGFVGNRHILDGENGFWIMAGSDRCDFDGMTRGLGTEYEVDDIAIKPYSSCRWQHAALDCVRELKEQHGLKAEEVEEVTVHSFAWVKRQEIYGPAGMVDAQFSLPYTAAMVLMGQRPGPAWYTAENLESKEVLGVSRKVRVEIDPDIDRAYFEKDRIAARVTIVRRDGTGLEKYVEIPRGDPLNPLTMEEVEDKFRDQASYSLEEQEIESAIEKIQNLEDIKDISDLTACLGGH encoded by the coding sequence ATGAAAAGATGGGTTACAAGGGAGCTCGCCTCGTATGCGGTGGAGAGATCCTTTGAGGACTATCCCGCACGGGTCGTCGAGAAGGCGAAACTCTTCGTTCTCGACAGCATCGGCTGCATGTTCGGGGGCTGCCAGACAGGTCTCGGAAGGGCTATTATGACACCCGTCAAGAACATGGGAGGGAGCGAAGAGGCCACCATAGTGGGCGGAGGGCTGAAGGTCCCTACGATTCAAGCTGCCTTTGTCAACGGGACCACTGCCAATGCCCTCGACTACGACGACACGCTCTTCGGGATCGGCCATCCCGGAGCTTCGATCATTCCCGCCGCCCTGGCCATGGGAGAGTGGAAAAAGGCGTCTGGCAAAGAAGTCATCAATGCCATCCTCATCGGCTACGATGTGGCCGACCGCATAGGAAAAGCGATCCAGCCCTCCTACGAGAGGCTTCAAAAGGTCTGGGGCGTGGGAACCTGGCAGACCTTTGGTGCCGTCGTCTCTGCAGGCAAGATTCTGGGCTTTGATACTGAGCGGATGCTCGACGCCTTCGGTGTAGCGGGAGCGACAGCACCGCTCCCGAACACCCAGAAATGGGGGTGGGACATGGAGGAGCGGCCGATCCATTGGGTCAAAGAGCCCACTGGATGGCCCGCCTGGACAGGGGCGACAGCGGCGGTCCTCGCTTCCCACGGGTTTGTCGGAAACAGGCACATACTGGATGGGGAGAACGGATTCTGGATCATGGCAGGATCGGACCGGTGCGATTTTGATGGGATGACAAGGGGACTGGGAACTGAATACGAGGTGGACGACATCGCGATCAAACCCTATTCTTCGTGCAGGTGGCAGCACGCTGCCCTCGACTGCGTCAGGGAACTCAAGGAGCAACACGGCTTGAAGGCAGAAGAGGTGGAGGAGGTGACCGTCCATTCCTTTGCCTGGGTGAAAAGACAGGAGATATACGGGCCTGCAGGCATGGTGGATGCCCAATTCAGTCTGCCCTATACCGCGGCCATGGTCTTGATGGGGCAGAGGCCCGGGCCCGCCTGGTATACGGCCGAGAACCTTGAAAGCAAAGAAGTATTGGGAGTCTCGAGAAAGGTCAGGGTCGAAATAGATCCTGACATCGACAGGGCTTATTTCGAAAAGGATAGGATAGCCGCCAGGGTCACCATCGTCAGGAGGGACGGGACCGGACTCGAAAAATACGTGGAGATCCCGAGGGGAGATCCTCTCAATCCCTTGACGATGGAAGAGGTAGAGGACAAGTTCAGAGACCAGGCCTCCTACAGCCTCGAGGAGCAAGAGATCGAGTCCGCCATCGAAAAAATACAAAACCTTGAAGATATCAAGGACATATCGGATCTGACGGCCTGTCTTGGCGGTCACTGA
- a CDS encoding monomethylamine:corrinoid methyltransferase, with protein sequence MIGFLEVFKRSQTGPYISEMDFDLGFDSELREIIMKYGIKYDPENPIPNNDQLADDLFQAGLEFYERVGTFCVDSQRIIKFTREEILEALATAPTNSVFGEGKDAKPMPVRPPESDLPPWCFVGAVGAACTDEYLLSTLVEGYGLVPMADSITTPSLKTINGMTVVVNTPLEILACIRTVELSRSALRKSGRPGLPITNSIASAVTDASKIAGSQFGLRPSDGWVMGSMAEMKINYQRMNEIAYVLSLGGNILSETSPMLGGYCGGPEGVAVANVAYHFQAMMVQRGVLHLSFPIQFKHACNTSRDVLWAISLSNQAISRNSRFPLITIEILSAGPGTEMCFYENAAQLITDLVSGGSFEGPGVGKNAHVDHQNPWEARFSTEVAYATLGMKRDTANEIVKDLLSRYESKIPEAPVGKRFQDCFNVETLEPTAEYLDLYGKVREEMRKYDLKFRY encoded by the coding sequence GACAGGGCCTTACATCTCTGAAATGGACTTTGACCTAGGTTTTGACAGTGAACTAAGAGAAATAATAATGAAATACGGAATCAAGTACGATCCGGAAAACCCCATTCCGAATAATGATCAACTGGCAGATGATCTTTTTCAGGCGGGGCTCGAGTTTTACGAGAGAGTCGGGACCTTCTGCGTCGATTCGCAGCGGATCATCAAGTTCACACGAGAAGAAATCCTGGAGGCCCTGGCCACGGCGCCGACAAACAGCGTATTCGGCGAAGGCAAGGACGCCAAGCCCATGCCCGTGCGCCCGCCGGAAAGCGACCTGCCCCCCTGGTGCTTTGTAGGAGCTGTTGGCGCCGCCTGCACCGACGAATACCTGCTGTCCACCCTGGTCGAGGGATACGGCCTGGTCCCCATGGCCGACTCCATCACCACTCCGTCCCTCAAGACGATAAACGGCATGACGGTGGTGGTCAATACGCCTCTGGAGATCCTCGCCTGCATCCGGACGGTTGAGCTTTCCAGATCCGCCTTGAGAAAGTCCGGGAGGCCCGGCCTGCCCATAACCAACTCCATCGCTTCGGCCGTGACCGATGCCTCCAAGATCGCCGGGAGCCAGTTTGGGCTGAGACCGTCGGATGGATGGGTCATGGGCTCCATGGCCGAGATGAAAATCAACTACCAGCGGATGAACGAGATCGCCTATGTACTGAGTCTGGGAGGGAATATCCTCTCCGAAACCTCGCCGATGCTGGGAGGATACTGCGGAGGGCCTGAAGGGGTTGCCGTCGCCAACGTTGCTTACCACTTCCAGGCTATGATGGTGCAGAGGGGGGTACTCCACCTCAGCTTTCCCATCCAGTTCAAGCACGCCTGCAATACCTCCCGAGACGTGTTATGGGCCATAAGTCTGAGCAACCAGGCCATCTCCCGAAACAGCAGGTTCCCCCTCATCACCATCGAGATCCTTTCAGCAGGTCCCGGCACTGAGATGTGTTTCTATGAAAACGCGGCCCAACTGATCACGGATCTCGTCTCAGGAGGCAGCTTCGAAGGGCCCGGGGTGGGGAAAAACGCCCATGTTGATCATCAGAATCCCTGGGAGGCGAGGTTCTCCACCGAGGTCGCCTACGCCACCCTCGGTATGAAACGGGACACGGCCAACGAGATCGTGAAGGATCTCCTGAGCAGATACGAGTCGAAAATCCCAGAGGCTCCCGTGGGAAAGCGCTTCCAGGACTGTTTCAATGTCGAAACCCTGGAGCCGACCGCCGAGTATCTCGACCTTTACGGAAAGGTACGAGAGGAGATGAGAAAATATGATCTGAAATTCAGGTACTGA